DNA sequence from the Pedobacter sp. W3I1 genome:
GATGAGCATCGTTGTTTTGTACTTAAAGGTTACGCTGGTACGGGTAAAACTACCTCTGTAGCGGCTTTGGTGAAGGTGCTGAAACAATTTAACTTGCGCAGTGAGCTGCTGGCACCAACCGGAAGAGCTGCGAAAGTAATGAGTCAATATTCTTTTCGGAAGGCCTTAACTATACATAAACGAATTTACCGCAAGCGTTCAGCAGCATCGCCAGAAATGCAATTTCAATTGGCACCTAACCTCTCCGAAAATACGTTGTTTATTATTGATGAGGCCTCGATGATTGCCGATGAATTTAACGAAACAGGCTCATCCATATTAAGAGATCTGCTGGAGTTTGTGTATAATACCAAAAACTGCTTTTTGCTTTTTGTAGGTGATACGGCACAGCTACCTCCTGTAGGGAGTTTAGATAGCCCGGCGCTGAATGAACAATACCTAAAAGATAAATTTGCCTTAACCGTTTCTTCTGTTGAGTTAAGAGAAGTGGTTAGGCAAGGAAAGAAATCAGGTATTTTGGCCAATGCCACGATGTTGAGAAATCAGATTGCTAAAAATCCTGAAAATCCGATGCCTAAATTCCTGACTAAAAGCTACACCGATATTTACAACATGGCTGGTGCACGATTGGTAGAAGGATTAGAATACGCCTATCGTAAATTCGGCATGGAAAATACCCTGGTGGTTTGCCGTTCCAATAAATCGGCCAATGTGTATAACCAGCAGATTAGAGCAAGGTTGCTTTACCGGGAAGAAGAACTAACGGGAGGCGATCAGATAATGGTGGTACGGAACAATTATTTCTGGCTGCCTGAGAACGAGGATACTGCTTTTATTGCCAATGGCGATATGGCAAAGGTGATCCGCGTAAGGGGAGAAGAAGAACGTTATGGATTCCGTTTTGCCGATGCCACTTTAGAGTTTATGGATTTTCCGGCCGCGGGGCAGATCAGCTGTAAAGTCATGTTAGATACCCTCAATTTAGAAAGTGCCAACCTGCCCTATGAGCAGAACAAAAAGCTTTTTGACGGACTTAATGAAGATTACGAACACATCGCCAATAAAAGGCAACGGATGCTGGCCATAAAGGCCGATCCTTTTTATAACGCCCTGCAGATTAAGTTTGCTTATGCCGTTACCTGTCATAAGGCACAAGGCGGGCAATGGGATGCTGTTTTTGCTGATCAGGGTTATCTTACCGAAGAAATGATCGATTTAGATTTTCTCCGCTGGTTATACACTGCTGTAACGCGAGCAAAAAAAGAGTTATATTTAGTCAATTTTGCCCCACAGCTTTTCGCGAAGACGGCACAGGAGGATTACTTTTAGTAGCTATCGTCATGCTGAATTTATTTCAGCATCTATTTTACGAAGAGACCCTGAAATGAATTCAGGGTGACGATCAACGTAAGATAAATGCACTAAGATGTTTATATACTAACCAATTATAATATGAAATTTGCTTTTAGTCTTAAAAACAAGCTAAAAATAGCTTTCCTGCTTTTCTGCATTATGTGCTGCACATTATTGATCCGTTTTTTGGAAGATAAAAGTGTAGAGAAGATTAACGAATCTTTTATTTCGATGTACAATGACAGGCTTGTACCGGCGACAGATTTATATTTTATTGCAGAAAATCTGTATTATAAAAATGAGATCCTTCAGGAAGCTTTGTTAGGTAATGGTGTTGTTCATTCCTCAACTGGTATAATGAAAATGAATAAACACAACCGTAAAATCGATTCGGTTATTAATAAATACGAGCTTACATTATTGGTAAAGCAGGAGAAAAGTTTTTTAAATGATCTAAAAAAGGCATTAACTGTTCAGCAAGGATTAGAAGCTAAAATTTTGAACATGGCTGGCACAGAAGGTAGGGCAATTTATGAATCGATGGGTAGAAATGCAGCAAACCAGACTTTATCTAAACTCTCAGCACTTATTAAAATACAATCTAAAGTAGGGAACGAGCTGATTAAAGGGTCAGAAATTTTTGTTTCGGGAACCAAGGTTTACTCTACCTTGCAGGTTATTTTGGCTATCGTAATCGGAATTATGATTGTGGCCATTGTTTCGGCCTCGAATGCGGTTAAAATTCAGAGTGAGAAGTTTAATTTGAATTAGGTTTTGCTGTATTGGCCACTAAGGCATAGAACGAGGAGATCCTTGACTACATTTATTAATGACAGATACTAAAAATCGGCGTCATCTCGACCGCAGTGGAGAGATCTTTTTACTATGTTTAAAAGATCTCTCCACTGCGGTCGAGATGACGATTTATCTTAACCCTGTCATCAACTCCTTTGTTTTTGGCTAAAAACTGATCTCTACCCTTTACAGAATCCATAGTGTGGTCGTCTTTCCCGCGCAGGCGGGAATCATAATGCAAGCGCTTTAAGATTATCTGCGATGAGCACTTCGTGGTTCCCAATCAAGTTGGGAATGACGACCAATCTTAAGATTTTTATGAAATAAATTATTCTGCTTCGTCGTCTGTAATCAATCTAATTGAATCATCAGAAAGTACAATCAAACGCTCTTTATACAATGAACCAATGGTTTTTTTGAAAGCACTTTTACTGATCTGGAAACGATGATAAATCTCTTCAGGAGTGCTTTTATCCCCCAGTTCAATCACACCGCCACTCTTTTTCAGCTCTCTTAACATCATCTCTTTCGAATCGAGAATATGGCCATAACCACTTGGCTGTAGGGTTAAATCAATCTTGCCTTCCACACGGATTTTCTTGATCCAGCCTTTGCGCATTTCGCCCGGTTGGATATTATCGAAAACCTCATTATTGTAAAGCAAACCGATATAAGTATTGTTGATAATGGCATTGAAACCAAGATCGGTTTCTTCAGTAATCAATAAGCTTACTTCGTCGCCTTCTTCAAAATCGAAGCCATCTTCTTCAACAAAATCATATAGTTTGGAAGAAGCCAACAGGCGGTCGTTACTTTCGTCTAAATACAAGTAAACCACATATTTATAGCCTTTCTGCATAGGCCTTTTTTGTTCACGGTCTGGCACGTATACATCTTTATCAATACCAAGGTCCATAAAAACGCCATCATCACCATCAGAAACCACTTTCAAAAAAGCAAAATCGCCCACTTCGGCATAAGCTTTTTGCGTAGTTCCGGTTAAGCGACCATCTTTTTGTACAAAAACAAAAACGGTAATGTTATCGCCAATTTCTACGCCATTCGGGACGTATTGGTAAGGCAGCACCACCAGTTTATCGCCATCGGTTAAGTTTAATCCAGCTTCTGTTTTGCTTAAAATCCTTAACTCGTTGTATTTTCCTATTTCAATCATGTATTTTGGGTTTAACCATTTTCTTCAATGGCTTTTGCTGCAAAGGTAGCAATGTTTAGTCGCAAATTGGTTTTAAATCTATTGGAGTAATTTACCACGACTTGTCCCGATTTTCGGGAGATAAAAAGGATGCACACAGATATTAATATCCGTGTGTATTTGTGGTGAAAGAAACTAACCTAATATTTGTCCTTCGCCAGGTTACCATTGACCGACTCGGCTAGAGCAGTCGTCCTCTCGACCGAAGCAACGCGGAGAGGAGAGATCTATTACAATTAGATTTCTCGACTACGTTGCACTCCGCTCGAAATGACGTAAACTGGGAGCTATTCAATGACAATCTCTCTCCACTACTTGAACCAGCATTGAAAAAAAATATATATTTTCGCAACTTATCTAAAATTAAATCTACAATATGAACAAGCAGATTCCTCCATTTTTTTTAAGCGATGAATATTTTATTGATGAGAAAGTAAACTTTTTAAAGTTTGCAAACGAGTACAAAGTCTACAACGATCAGGGCGCTCAGATCGGGATTATTAAACAGCGTATTTCTGGCTGGCAAAAAGCTTTAACCTTATTGGTTGATAAGCGAATGATGCCTTTTAAATTAGAAATTACCGATACCAACGACCAGTTACAGGCTACCATTACAAGAGGCTGGACCTTCTGGATGTCGAAAATTATCGTTACCGATCCGTTTGGTGTTGAAGTGGGCATTATTAAACAAAAATTTAAATTCTTTAAACCAACCTTTACCATTTCGAGCCCGACATCAGGAGAGGAAATTGCAAAAATCTCCGGCGATTGGAAAGCCTGGAACTTTAGCATCACCAATAATGCAGGTGCTGAAATGGGCAAAATAAACAAAAAATGGGCTGGTGCTTTGAAAGAAGTTTTTACCACTGCTGATAAATACAATGTTTCTATCGATCCCAGTTATGCCGAAAGCAATCAAAAGGTTGCGATTGTAGCCACTGCGATTACCATTGATATGGTTTTGAAGGAGAGTAAATAAGTGCTTTGACAAGCTATCAATGACAGGATCCAAAAATCGGTCGTCATTTCGACTGAAGCGCAGCGAAACGGAGAAATCTATTTGTTAGATTTCTCGACTACGTTGCACTCCGCTCGAAATGACGATACTGTGAGGCGATTTATTTCCTTAGAAACATGTTATTCATGTTGATTTTTATAAAATAAATTACCCCTCAGGATGACAAATCTATAATTATGATACAGCCTCTTTTTATTTTATAGCTTTCTTCTTCTTCTATAATTTTCTTACAAACGATATCAAATAATTCGGTTAAATTTGGAACCTACAATTTAAGGTATCTTCATTGATATGAAAAAAACCAAAGAAGCTAAAAAGCCAGGTATTTTCAGTTTACTTGGAAACTACAGGGGCTTAATTTTTATGCTGATCCTGTTTGCATTGCTCAGTAACGGCATCAACTTACTTTTACCGAAGATTATTGCAAGCGGTATCGACTCTTACACTAACAAAACATTCGATCTAAAAAGTATCCTGTTTCAGTTTTCGCTGGCCATTGTATTGGTTTTTATCTTTACTTATTTACAGAGTATTGTGCAAACCTATGCTTCGGAACGTGTGGCAAGAGATTTAAGAACCAGGTTATCTGATCAGATTTCGCGACAAAGCCATGCCTACATTATTCAGGCTAATCCTTCGAAACTGCTTACCAACCTTACTGCCGATGCCGATTCGATCAAAATGTTTGTTTCGCAGGCTATCGTTTCCATCTGTTCATCTATCTTTTTAATTGTTGGGGCAAGTATTCTGCTCCTGATGATCAATTGGAAACTGGCACTTTGTGTAATTGCGATAGTGCCGATTATTGGGGGCGCATTTTTCTATGTGTTAAGCAAGGTAAAAGTGCTTTTCAAAAAAAGCAGGGAAGTGATCGACTGGCTGAACAAGGTAATCAGCGAAAGTATATTAGGTTCAGCTCTAATCCGGGTAATTAATTCTCAAGCTTTAGAATACAATAAATTTTTAGATGCAAATGCCAAAGCGAGAGATTTAGGGATATCTATTCTTCGAATGTTTGCAGCCTTGATTCCGGTTATTGTTTTCACCGCCAATTTATCTGGTTTGTGCATTTTGGTGCTGGGTGGTCATTTTGTAATTACCAATTCGATGACCTTGGGAGAGTTTACCGCTTTTAGCAGTTACCTCACACTCATTATATTTCCCATTTTGGTAATCGGTTTTATGAGCAATGTAATTGCACAGGCTACAGCATCTTACCAAAGGATAGAAAGTGTGCTGAATGCTGCTGAGATCAAACATCCGGGTACGCTAACTACACAATTGAGGGGCGATGTAGAAGCGAAAGATATTAATTTGAGTTTTGGTCAAAAGCCAGTTTTAAAATCGGTTTCATTTTCTGCCAAAGCAGGTTCTAAAACAGCCATTATTGGTCCTACAGCTGCGGGTAAAACACAATTGCTTTATATTTTAACCGGTTTGATTGATGCTGATTCGGGGGCGGTATTGTTTGATGGCGAGGAGATTAAACAATACAACCAAGAGAATTTTCACCAACAGGTAGGTTTTGTATTTCAGGACAGCATCATGTTCAACATGAGCATTAGGGAAAATATTGCCTTTAGCGATACCGTTACAGACGAATCTCTGGCCAAGGCCATTGCTACTGCCGAACTTAAAGATTTTGTAGATGCTTTGCCCGATCAATTAAATACTATTATTTCAGAGCGTGGCAACAGCCTTTCTGGTGGACAAAAACAACGGATTATGCTGGCCAGGGCTTTAGCGGTAAATCCGAAGATCTTATTACTCGATGATTTTACCGCCCGTGTTGATACCAATACCGAGAAAAGGATTCTGGAAAATATCCAGCAGAATTATCCAGGTTTAACTTTACTTTCCATTACCCAAAAAATAGCTTCTGTTGAACATTACGAAAAAGTGATCTTGCTGATGCAGGGCGAAATCATTGCAGAAGGAACCCATCAGGAATTGCTGAAAAGCAGCCCTGAATATGTTCAGATTTACAATTCACAACAGAGCACGAGTAATTATGAACTACAATCTTAACCAGCTTAACACCAGGCAGGAAAAGCAATCTACTTTTAAGGCTTTAAAAAGCTTGCTAAAACTCATTTCTGCTGAGCGAAAAAACCTTTGGCTGGCACTAATTGCCATTTTGGTAAACTCGGGATTATTACTTTTGGGACCATTATTAGTGGGGCACACGGTTGATACCTATATCCGCACCAAACAATTTCATGGTGTGCTTATTTTTGGTGGCATACTGTTGGTGATGTACATGATAGCCATGGTTACCGGTTACACCCAAACCCGGTTGATGGGCGGAGTGGGGCAAAGAATGTTATACACTTTACGCAATGCCATTTTTAATAAACTGCAGGAGTTACCGGTTTCATTTTTT
Encoded proteins:
- a CDS encoding ATP-dependent RecD-like DNA helicase; protein product: MISDKSQLIASAYEHTPTKEQLLFCERMSVFLQQDDEHRCFVLKGYAGTGKTTSVAALVKVLKQFNLRSELLAPTGRAAKVMSQYSFRKALTIHKRIYRKRSAASPEMQFQLAPNLSENTLFIIDEASMIADEFNETGSSILRDLLEFVYNTKNCFLLFVGDTAQLPPVGSLDSPALNEQYLKDKFALTVSSVELREVVRQGKKSGILANATMLRNQIAKNPENPMPKFLTKSYTDIYNMAGARLVEGLEYAYRKFGMENTLVVCRSNKSANVYNQQIRARLLYREEELTGGDQIMVVRNNYFWLPENEDTAFIANGDMAKVIRVRGEEERYGFRFADATLEFMDFPAAGQISCKVMLDTLNLESANLPYEQNKKLFDGLNEDYEHIANKRQRMLAIKADPFYNALQIKFAYAVTCHKAQGGQWDAVFADQGYLTEEMIDLDFLRWLYTAVTRAKKELYLVNFAPQLFAKTAQEDYF
- a CDS encoding MCP four helix bundle domain-containing protein; the protein is MKFAFSLKNKLKIAFLLFCIMCCTLLIRFLEDKSVEKINESFISMYNDRLVPATDLYFIAENLYYKNEILQEALLGNGVVHSSTGIMKMNKHNRKIDSVINKYELTLLVKQEKSFLNDLKKALTVQQGLEAKILNMAGTEGRAIYESMGRNAANQTLSKLSALIKIQSKVGNELIKGSEIFVSGTKVYSTLQVILAIVIGIMIVAIVSASNAVKIQSEKFNLN
- a CDS encoding S1 RNA-binding domain-containing protein translates to MIEIGKYNELRILSKTEAGLNLTDGDKLVVLPYQYVPNGVEIGDNITVFVFVQKDGRLTGTTQKAYAEVGDFAFLKVVSDGDDGVFMDLGIDKDVYVPDREQKRPMQKGYKYVVYLYLDESNDRLLASSKLYDFVEEDGFDFEEGDEVSLLITEETDLGFNAIINNTYIGLLYNNEVFDNIQPGEMRKGWIKKIRVEGKIDLTLQPSGYGHILDSKEMMLRELKKSGGVIELGDKSTPEEIYHRFQISKSAFKKTIGSLYKERLIVLSDDSIRLITDDEAE
- a CDS encoding LURP-one-related/scramblase family protein, giving the protein MNKQIPPFFLSDEYFIDEKVNFLKFANEYKVYNDQGAQIGIIKQRISGWQKALTLLVDKRMMPFKLEITDTNDQLQATITRGWTFWMSKIIVTDPFGVEVGIIKQKFKFFKPTFTISSPTSGEEIAKISGDWKAWNFSITNNAGAEMGKINKKWAGALKEVFTTADKYNVSIDPSYAESNQKVAIVATAITIDMVLKESK
- a CDS encoding ABC transporter ATP-binding protein produces the protein MKKTKEAKKPGIFSLLGNYRGLIFMLILFALLSNGINLLLPKIIASGIDSYTNKTFDLKSILFQFSLAIVLVFIFTYLQSIVQTYASERVARDLRTRLSDQISRQSHAYIIQANPSKLLTNLTADADSIKMFVSQAIVSICSSIFLIVGASILLLMINWKLALCVIAIVPIIGGAFFYVLSKVKVLFKKSREVIDWLNKVISESILGSALIRVINSQALEYNKFLDANAKARDLGISILRMFAALIPVIVFTANLSGLCILVLGGHFVITNSMTLGEFTAFSSYLTLIIFPILVIGFMSNVIAQATASYQRIESVLNAAEIKHPGTLTTQLRGDVEAKDINLSFGQKPVLKSVSFSAKAGSKTAIIGPTAAGKTQLLYILTGLIDADSGAVLFDGEEIKQYNQENFHQQVGFVFQDSIMFNMSIRENIAFSDTVTDESLAKAIATAELKDFVDALPDQLNTIISERGNSLSGGQKQRIMLARALAVNPKILLLDDFTARVDTNTEKRILENIQQNYPGLTLLSITQKIASVEHYEKVILLMQGEIIAEGTHQELLKSSPEYVQIYNSQQSTSNYELQS